The nucleotide window GCGTGGATCGGCTCCTGCTGGCTGACGATGCGGCGCGCGAGCACGTCTTCCATGTGCAGCAGCCGCTCGGATTCCTCCTGGCGAATGCGGGTGACCGGAATGCCGGTCCACATGGCGACGACCTGGCTCACCTCGTCTTCGCCGACGTGCGGCGGTCCTTCGCCCTGCTCGGAGGTCCAGGACTGCCGCGCTTCGTTCAGCTCGATGCGCAGTTGCTGCTCGTGTTGCCGCAGCTCGTTGGCGTCTTCGAAGCGCTGCTCGTTGATTGTGCGCGCCTTGTCGTTGGTGATCTGCTCGAGCTTCGCTTCCAACTCGCGCACGGCGCGCGGCGGCATGCCGTGGCGAATCTTGACCTTGGCCGCCGCCTCGTCCATCACGTCGATGGCCTTGTCGGGGAGGAAGCGGTCGGTGACGTAGCGGCCGGCCAGCTCGGCGGCGGCCTTGACCGCGTCGTCCGTGATCTGGACCCGGTGGTGCTCTTCATAGCGCGGGCGCACGCCGGTCAAGATGTCGATGGTCTCGTCGATTGACGGCTCGCGCACGGTGACGGGTTGGAAGCGGCGTTCGAGCGCCGAGTCGCGCTCCACGTATTTGCGATACTCGTCGAGGGTGGTGGCGCCGATGACCTGCAGCTCGCCGCGCGCCAGGGACGGTTTGAGGATATTGGCGGCGTCGACCGCGCCTTCGGCCGCACCCGCGCCGACCACGGTGTGCAACTCGTCGATGAACAGGGCGCAGTCGCTGGCCGACTTGAGCTCGTCGATGACCTTCTTGAGCCGCTCTTCGAACTCGCCGCGATACTTGGTGCCGGCGACGAGCGCGCCCATGTCGAGCGTGAGCAGCCGCCGGCCGCGGAGCGACTCGGGCACGTCGCCCGAGACGATGCGCTGCGCCAGGCCCTCGACAATGGCCGTCTTGCCCACGCCGGGGTCGCCAATCAGCGCCGGATTGTTCTTGGTGCGGCGGCTGAGAATCTGGATCACGCGCTCGACCTCGTCGTGGCGCCCGATCACTGGGTCCAATTTTCCGGCGCGGGCCGCCGCGGTGAGGTCGATGCCCATCTGATCGGCGACGGGCGTCTTGGAGCCGCTCTTCTTGGCTTCGCCGCGGCCGCGCTCGGTCGAGCTCTGGCTGACGAGCTGGACGACCTGGGCCCGCACCTTCTCGAGGTTCACGCCCAGGCTCTCGAGCACGCCGGCGGCGATGCCCTCGCCCTCGCGCACCAGGCCCAGCAGCAGATGCTCGGTGCCGATGTAGTTGTGCCCGAGCCGCCGCGCTTCCTCGATGGAGAGCTCGATGACCCGCTTGGCGCGCGGCGTGAGGCTGATGTCGCCGACGACCATGCGCTCGCCGCGGCCGATGATGAACTCCACGGCATTGCGCACCTTGTTCAGCTCGACGCCCAGGTTGGTGAGCACCTGCGCGGCGATGCCCTCGCCCTCGCGCACCAGCCCGAGCAGCAAATGCTCGGTGCCGATGTAGTTGTGATTGAACCGAGTCGCCTCGTCTTGGGCGAAGACCAAGACTTTCTTCGCCCGCTCGGTGAACTTATTCAGGCGGTCGTTCACCTGACATCCCCTGCAGCGGCCCCGGTATCAGCCGTGGGCGGTGGCCTACGCCTCCATTGTCGCACTATCGGCGACCTCGGTGGGTAAGGGTGACAACCGGATTCGCCGCCGGCCGGCGTCGATGCTCAGGATCTGGAACTTGCCGAAGTCGCCTTCGCGCATCGAATCGAGCGCCGCGTCGCCGAGATCGGAGGCGTGGGCCAGCCCTTCGATGCCGTCGGTGAGCCGCACGAAGGCCCCAAACGGCGCCAGCTTGGTCACCTCGCCCTCGACGATTTCATTGACGCCGTACTTGGACTCCAGCGACTGCCATGGGTCCTTGGTCGCCCGGCGCAGGCTGAGGGCGATCTTCTTGTCCTCGCGGTCGAGGGACAGCACGTAGACCTCGATCTCCTGGCCCGGCTTCAGAATCTCCTCGGGGCTTTCCACCCGGCTCCAGGAGAGCTCGGAGATGTGGGCCAAACCGTCCGCGCCGCCCAGGTCAACGAAGGCGCCGAAGCTGCAAATGTTGCTCACGATGCCCTGCCGCACCTGCCCGACCTGCAGCTCGTCCAGCAACACCTCGCGGCGGCGCGAGCGGACCTCGCGCTCCGCGACGCGCTCGGAGAGGATCAGGCGATTGCGGCGACGGTCAAGCTCGATGATCTTGACGTTGATCTTGCGGCCCACAAGCTCCGCCAGCCGCGCGGCCAGCTCGTCTTCGGTCTCGTCGCTGGCGCCGCGCCGCAAGCTGGTGAGCTGCGACAGCGGCACGAAGCCGCGCGGCCCCACGTCCACCAGCACGCCGCCCTTGTTGTATTCGAGAATGGTCGCGTCTATGATTTCGCCCTTTTCGAAGAGCTCCTCGGTGGCGCGCCAGACCTTCTCCTGCTCGGCGCGGCGGAAGGAGAGCATGGCGCGCCCGTCGCCCTCTGGCTGCACCACGTAGACGAGCACCGTTTCGCCCAGCGAATAGGTCGGGCGAGGCTCCTCGAGCCGGTTGTCCCACTGCTCGCGCTCGGGCACGAAGCCCTCGGCCTTGAGGCCGATGTCCACCAGGATCTCGTCGGGCTCGATGCCGACGACGACCCCCTCGAGGACGTCGCCGCGGCCAATACTGGGCAGCTGCGCGCTTGCCTCTTCCAGCAAGGCTTCCATGGACTCAAGCGCCGGCATGTCGTCCGGCGGCATAGTCTCCGCGACGGCGCCGGCGGCCGGCGCGTCGTCGGTTGTGGTCAAGCGCGCACCTCTATTACTTCGGAATCGAAGAAAAGTCGTCTGGGACCCGAGTATAGCAACGGCACCTTCTGTTTCCGGGCGATCTTCCGGTGAGTTTGACGCCGCGCCGAGCGCTGCGCTGCGGCTGTCGGACGGCGGCGCCTGGGTCGCGGTACCGCGCGAGGAGCCATGTCCCAGCGATCGCCGTCTGCGCGCGACCGACTCAGGGCATCTGGAAGCCGCCGTCGTAGCTGATGTTTTGCCCGGTGATGTACGCGGTTTCCTCGGACAGCAGGAATGCGGCGGCGGTGGCCACATCCTCGGGTACCTGCGCGCGGCCCAAGGGGACCATCTTGATCATCTCGGCGAACACCTCGCCGGCTTCCCGGCCCTGGCGACCGCCTCTCTCGCGGTCGATCTTCTCCCACATGTCGGTATCGACGAGACCGGGGCTGATGGCATTGACTCGGACCTGGTGCTCGCTCAGCTCCAGGGCCAGGTTGCGCGTGAGCCCGTGGAGGGCGGTCTTGCTAGTGCTGTATGGCCCCAGCCAGAGCGATGGGCGGCGGGACGACGCCGAGGAGATGATGACGATGCTGCCGCGACCCCGCGGCGCCATGACCCGTCCGGCGGCCTGACTGAAAAAGAATGCGCCGTCGAGATTGACCGCCATGATCCGGCGCCACTCCTCGGGCGCGACCTCCAGCAGCGGCTGGATGGTGATGATGCCGGCGTTCGCCACCGCGCCGGTAAGTCCGCCCAAGTCGGCGTCCACCTCGTTCACCCAGGCCGAGACGGCGTCGGGGTCGGTGACGTCGAGCGCGTCTCCGCGTGCGCGAACGCCGGCCTGCTCGATCTCGGCGGCCACGGCGGCGGCGCTGTCGCCGTTGATATCGGACACCGCGACGGCCCAGCCCTCGCGCGCCATGCGCAACGCGATCGCTCGACCGATGCCCCGTCCGGCGCCGGTGATGGCCAGTGCCCCCGCCATTTGGTCCCCCTGCGTTCTGTTGGCGGCTCCCGGTTCAGCGCCGCCCGCGGCCTGGAGCCTCGACTGAACATCGCGGCGACGCCCTTGGTGCGCCATCGTACGCGGCGCCGTGGATCGCGGCAGTGGATCCGTCAGCTCTCAGGCAGACGTCGACTCGACAAAAGCCACTCGCGGGAGCAGACGCTCCTTGAAGTCTTTCAGCCGGTCCGGTCCCAGCGCTTCGAGCACCGCCAGCGCACGCGCCGCGTCACTCCGCAGCGCCGTCACGTCCACCCCCATGCACCTCGGCTCGAACGGCTCCAGGCGCGCCAAGCCGTAGCGCAGCAGGTTGCAGGCGCCGCGATGGTTCCCGCGCGAGAGGTGATAGCACCCGACGCCAACCTGCAAGATTCCGCGGTACAAGTCGCGCACGGGTCTGGATTCGGCCCGCCAGGCGTCTTCGAGCACCTCATGCTGGGCATAGAACTCTCGTTGATTGAAGAGCGCCGCCCCACGCCGCAGCGCCGCGTCCGGCGGACCGTCGCAGCCACAGGATGGGGAAACCCGGCTGCACACGTCGCTCCTCCTCGCCACCTGCCGGGCCGCCGTTAGCGCGGCGCCAGGATAGCGAGGCGGTGCCCGCCGGCGGTGAACGGCGTCAAGTGACGAAAGAGACGCGGGACACGCGTTGCGCCGAAGGCGGTGACCGGCCGTCGTCGGGCCCGCGCCGATCGGGCCGGGCTATACTTCAGTAAAGCTGGAGGGGTGTCCGAGTGGCTTAAGGAGGTGGTCTT belongs to Chloroflexota bacterium and includes:
- a CDS encoding ATP-dependent Clp protease ATP-binding subunit, with translation MNDRLNKFTERAKKVLVFAQDEATRFNHNYIGTEHLLLGLVREGEGIAAQVLTNLGVELNKVRNAVEFIIGRGERMVVGDISLTPRAKRVIELSIEEARRLGHNYIGTEHLLLGLVREGEGIAAGVLESLGVNLEKVRAQVVQLVSQSSTERGRGEAKKSGSKTPVADQMGIDLTAAARAGKLDPVIGRHDEVERVIQILSRRTKNNPALIGDPGVGKTAIVEGLAQRIVSGDVPESLRGRRLLTLDMGALVAGTKYRGEFEERLKKVIDELKSASDCALFIDELHTVVGAGAAEGAVDAANILKPSLARGELQVIGATTLDEYRKYVERDSALERRFQPVTVREPSIDETIDILTGVRPRYEEHHRVQITDDAVKAAAELAGRYVTDRFLPDKAIDVMDEAAAKVKIRHGMPPRAVRELEAKLEQITNDKARTINEQRFEDANELRQHEQQLRIELNEARQSWTSEQGEGPPHVGEDEVSQVVAMWTGIPVTRIRQEESERLLHMEDVLARRIVSQQEPIHAVASAVRRARAGLKDPQRPIGAFMFLGPTGVGKTLLARALAEFMFGSEDALIRIDMSEYMERHAVSRLVGAPPGYVGYEEGGQLTEAVRRRSYAVILLDEVEKAHPEVFNILLQLMDDGRLTDAKGRTVDFRNTIIIMTSNVGAQHIKRGAALGFHFDEGEQADEARYKNMRAKVLGELRKLFRPEFLNRVDGTVVFHALTRTDVEAIVDLELGRVRLQLSEHELELEVTSEAKSLLAEKGYDPDFGARPLRRVIQNLIEDPLAEELLRGAFATGSKVIVDRAGDELDISTRAPVSA
- a CDS encoding S1 RNA-binding domain-containing protein, yielding MTTTDDAPAAGAVAETMPPDDMPALESMEALLEEASAQLPSIGRGDVLEGVVVGIEPDEILVDIGLKAEGFVPEREQWDNRLEEPRPTYSLGETVLVYVVQPEGDGRAMLSFRRAEQEKVWRATEELFEKGEIIDATILEYNKGGVLVDVGPRGFVPLSQLTSLRRGASDETEDELAARLAELVGRKINVKIIELDRRRNRLILSERVAEREVRSRRREVLLDELQVGQVRQGIVSNICSFGAFVDLGGADGLAHISELSWSRVESPEEILKPGQEIEVYVLSLDREDKKIALSLRRATKDPWQSLESKYGVNEIVEGEVTKLAPFGAFVRLTDGIEGLAHASDLGDAALDSMREGDFGKFQILSIDAGRRRIRLSPLPTEVADSATMEA
- a CDS encoding SDR family oxidoreductase, with translation MAGALAITGAGRGIGRAIALRMAREGWAVAVSDINGDSAAAVAAEIEQAGVRARGDALDVTDPDAVSAWVNEVDADLGGLTGAVANAGIITIQPLLEVAPEEWRRIMAVNLDGAFFFSQAAGRVMAPRGRGSIVIISSASSRRPSLWLGPYSTSKTALHGLTRNLALELSEHQVRVNAISPGLVDTDMWEKIDRERGGRQGREAGEVFAEMIKMVPLGRAQVPEDVATAAAFLLSEETAYITGQNISYDGGFQMP
- a CDS encoding DUF309 domain-containing protein; amino-acid sequence: MCSRVSPSCGCDGPPDAALRRGAALFNQREFYAQHEVLEDAWRAESRPVRDLYRGILQVGVGCYHLSRGNHRGACNLLRYGLARLEPFEPRCMGVDVTALRSDAARALAVLEALGPDRLKDFKERLLPRVAFVESTSA